GCAGTTGATCGCTAATCATTCTGCCGAGAGGACTTTCACCTCCAACTTATCGCCAGCTTGAAATTGCTTCGCAATTTCGTCGCGGCGCACAGTCTGTCCTTGTTTATTATCGGGGTTAGTATCCCATTTTGGCAAGTGCATCCATAGAAGCAACGACGATGGGGTATTTTCCTGGACCGGCCGTGAGCGTGGGTTGTGTGCCGTATTGAAGGATCGCCAGTTCCGCTGCGGTCATGTGCTTTTGAATAGCCAGTCCAAGGATGTTAATCATTTCCCCTGTAGATTTGCCTCCGGTGATTTGTGCTCCGATCAGGAGGCCGCTTTTTTCAGCGAAGATCAATTTTACCACCTGTTTCGATGACCCGGGAAGCTTTCCGGGATGGGTATCCGGACTTGAGCTGGTTCCTATGATCACTTTGAACCCTTCCTGTTTGGCGGCCTGTTCAGTCAGTCCTGCCGCTCCCAAACACGTATCCCCCAGCGATGTAGAGAAAATAGCTATGCTGCCCTTGGTTTGACGCTGTACTTTGAGATCGAAAAGATTCATTCCCGCGATGCGAGCTTCGGATGCGGCAGTGGATGCAAGCATCAGTCGTGACGGCTTATGTGTGAAAAAGTCGCTATGCATGGCGCAGTCCCCGACAGCAAATACATCCTGTACTGATGTGCGCATATATTCGTCGGTCAAAATGCCGCCAACCGGTCCAATCGCGAGGCCTGATTCCTGAGCCAAGACCGTATTGGGTCGGTATCCGATGGCGAGAATCACCATATTGGCATCAATGGATTCACCGGATTTCAATGTTACGGCGGAAACGTTACCGTTCTCGCCGTTAATGGATTCGACCATGGCTCCCGTCATGACTTTAATTCCGTGCTTTTCCAGTAAAGCCTGAGCAGGTGCGATTACATCTTTATCAAAGGCCAGCGGCAAAATCGACGGCATCGCTTCAATGAGCGTCACGGAAACCCCGGCTCGAGCTAACTCATCACTCATTTCTATGCCAATGAATCCGGCTCCGATAATCACCACTTTTTTCGCGTTTCTCAACGGCTCATGGATTGATTTGATGTAATTTGTATCCTTGCGAATCGACACAACACCAGCAAGCTCATGACCGGGAATAGGCGGAATAAACGGCTGGGATCCTGTGGCAAAAATCAACTTTTCGTAGGCCACATCATCACTTTGCGCGAGCGACAGTTTCTTTTCTTTCACATCAACTGCGGTCACGGTATCTATAATAAATTCAATGCCGTTTTTCCGTGCCGCATCCGTGGGATTAAAGTTGTCGTCAACCGATTTCAGCGTGCCGAATATATACGGTATACCGCAGGGAATCAGGGCATCGGCATCCTTGCGGATAACAAGAACGGATTTGTCCTTATACAGTTTTTTGGCTGCTCCTGCAGCCGACACACCGGCTGGATTTCCTCCAATAATGACTACGTCGTACTTTTTCATTTGGGCTCCTCTATATTTATAGTGAAATGTTCTCTGCTACCCGAAAATACACGGTCCAGAATTTTGGTTACCTGTGCTTCGCGTTGCAAGCTGCTCGTGGCATTAACTACCTGTACAATTCAATCGCATCAACCGGACACATCGACACACAGGCACCGCAAGCAACACAACGTTCTTTATCGATAAGCGCTTCGTCATCTCCTTTGGAAATAGCGTCCACCGGGCAGACGTTTTTACACCGCATGCAACCGAGGCAGATAATCTTTTTTATAGATGCATACATTTTGCCGGTTTCGTTTTGGGATGCGGATTCACGGGAATCCAGAACAAAATGATAGCGTTCGGTCGGTGGCAGATCACAAATTTCGGAGATCTTTTCCCATTCCATTTCCAGAGACGGCAGTGTTGTTGAGACATCCTCTGAGGACGCGATAACGGGAATCAAACGATGGCGGATGCGTCGAATATTCGGTCCGAAACGTTTGGCAACAACAATGTCAACTTTCCGCATGACAAGCAGGTCGAGAATAGATTGTGCTTTGCCCTGCTCTCCAGCCTCAGATTCGTCTTCGGTAGTATTTCGGAGATCTTCGAGATGTTTGAATTCAACGCCGTCGAAGCTGTATATTGCATATATTTCTGCCGCGCCAAAGTGATCCGTGGTATAGACTTGTCCATCTTTGGTCGCAAAAGCGATGTGCCGTTTTGTTTGCCGTTTGGTTTCCATCATGATCCTTTCCACTTTGTTTTTAAATCAATCCATCCAGAAGTGTATCCAGCTGTTCCGGTACTTCTGAACTCATAATACTTCGCACCGGTTCTTTGAACATGCGCCCCATTAGAGCGGTATTCTTGCGATAGATAATCACCTTGTCCGGCTTATATTCGACGATAGCAATGGCCGCGGGCATAAATGTGCACACTTCAGGAAAGGTCGCATTGACCTGGTATGAATGATCGGGATTGCCAAGCTTAAATTCTACGAGGCGATGGGGCAATTCCCCTCGCTTATTGCTTAAATAGGCCTGATTATAGTCCTTTTCACCCTGGATAACCCAGTTCTTATCCTGTTCACAGCGATTGCGGATTTCATTCACGGTGTCTTCGAAAGAGCGTTTGCTCCGGTCCGCTACAAAAAATAATTTACCCATCATCGGCATGAGCAGCACCATTGCCATGATGACCACCAGCATGCCGC
This sequence is a window from Spartobacteria bacterium. Protein-coding genes within it:
- a CDS encoding pyridine nucleotide-disulfide oxidoreductase gives rise to the protein MKKYDVVIIGGNPAGVSAAGAAKKLYKDKSVLVIRKDADALIPCGIPYIFGTLKSVDDNFNPTDAARKNGIEFIIDTVTAVDVKEKKLSLAQSDDVAYEKLIFATGSQPFIPPIPGHELAGVVSIRKDTNYIKSIHEPLRNAKKVVIIGAGFIGIEMSDELARAGVSVTLIEAMPSILPLAFDKDVIAPAQALLEKHGIKVMTGAMVESINGENGNVSAVTLKSGESIDANMVILAIGYRPNTVLAQESGLAIGPVGGILTDEYMRTSVQDVFAVGDCAMHSDFFTHKPSRLMLASTAASEARIAGMNLFDLKVQRQTKGSIAIFSTSLGDTCLGAAGLTEQAAKQEGFKVIIGTSSSPDTHPGKLPGSSKQVVKLIFAEKSGLLIGAQITGGKSTGEMINILGLAIQKHMTAAELAILQYGTQPTLTAGPGKYPIVVASMDALAKMGY
- a CDS encoding 4Fe-4S dicluster domain-containing protein — translated: MMETKRQTKRHIAFATKDGQVYTTDHFGAAEIYAIYSFDGVEFKHLEDLRNTTEDESEAGEQGKAQSILDLLVMRKVDIVVAKRFGPNIRRIRHRLIPVIASSEDVSTTLPSLEMEWEKISEICDLPPTERYHFVLDSRESASQNETGKMYASIKKIICLGCMRCKNVCPVDAISKGDDEALIDKERCVACGACVSMCPVDAIELYR